A single window of Pseudomonadota bacterium DNA harbors:
- a CDS encoding type II toxin-antitoxin system PemK/MazF family toxin → MHYKWGIFIADLCPIPGSEQGGKRPVLVISDEDFNSVMPVVTILPITTLKKGRKVYPNEVLLNAGTGGILLDSIILTHQIRTISKERLTNSIGLIARNGIQESINNTLRIHLNL, encoded by the coding sequence ATGCATTATAAATGGGGCATATTTATTGCCGACCTGTGCCCTATTCCCGGCTCTGAACAGGGAGGAAAAAGGCCCGTCCTCGTGATAAGCGACGAAGACTTTAACAGTGTTATGCCCGTAGTAACCATCCTGCCCATTACGACGCTTAAAAAAGGGAGAAAGGTTTATCCGAATGAAGTCTTGCTGAATGCGGGAACAGGAGGAATTTTACTGGATTCTATAATACTTACTCATCAGATAAGAACGATATCAAAGGAAAGGCTTACAAATTCGATTGGACTCATTGCCCGCAACGGTATTCAGGAATCAATAAACAACACCCTCAGGATACATTTGAATCTATAA
- a CDS encoding methyltransferase domain-containing protein — translation MGWEGVLMNDEYLSTGFADVDGAKNQDAYFACLALLDSLAYFREYKLKSYELLQLKHGMTVLEAGCGLGDDAFRIAERIMPGGKVVGLDSSAAMIEKARSRELSAQLPVQFQTGDVKALPFPDNSFARCRIDRVLQHIPQPERAISELVRVLEPDGLLLAHDNDWGTFSITSQNIEITRTLENLWCDSFTNNWIGRNLCDYFISSGLSDVKIYPSTSVITDFETADKVYNLRETVRRATAGGFISAAQGCCWIEELINRTGKGSFLAALTAYTVIGRKTKG, via the coding sequence ATGGGTTGGGAAGGAGTTTTGATGAACGACGAGTATCTCTCGACTGGTTTTGCCGACGTTGACGGTGCAAAGAACCAGGATGCATATTTTGCCTGCTTAGCCTTGTTGGATTCGTTAGCGTATTTCAGGGAATACAAGCTGAAAAGCTACGAGCTGTTGCAGCTTAAGCATGGGATGACGGTGCTTGAGGCTGGTTGCGGACTTGGTGATGATGCTTTCAGGATCGCTGAGCGAATAATGCCAGGCGGAAAAGTAGTCGGTCTTGACTCAAGTGCCGCAATGATTGAGAAAGCACGGTCACGGGAACTTTCTGCGCAGCTACCCGTTCAATTCCAAACAGGAGATGTAAAAGCGCTGCCCTTTCCCGATAATTCCTTTGCAAGATGCCGGATTGATCGGGTGCTGCAACACATTCCGCAACCGGAAAGGGCCATCTCCGAGTTAGTCCGTGTTCTTGAGCCGGATGGGTTGCTTCTCGCCCATGATAATGATTGGGGGACATTTTCAATAACTTCTCAGAATATTGAAATTACCCGAACCCTTGAAAATTTGTGGTGTGATTCTTTTACGAACAACTGGATCGGCCGTAACTTGTGCGATTATTTCATTTCCTCCGGCTTATCAGATGTAAAAATTTACCCCAGCACTTCGGTTATAACGGATTTTGAAACGGCTGACAAGGTGTACAATTTACGTGAAACGGTACGAAGGGCCACTGCAGGAGGATTTATTTCCGCGGCTCAAGGTTGCTGCTGGATCGAAGAACTTATCAATAGAACAGGGAAAGGCAGTTTCTTGGCAGCGCTTACGGCCTATACGGTTATCGGGCGTAAAACAAAAGGATAA